DNA sequence from the Methanofollis formosanus genome:
ACAGATGCCTGCTGCTCCTCGTCGAGGTCGTGCGTCGGCGCGGTCTCCCGCATCAGCGCCCGCAGGTCGGTGAGGAGGAACATGGCCTGAAAGATTGCGTCCACGGCCCGCTGCGTCATAGAATCACCACCCTCATATTGTGCCCCCGCCATAAATAGTGGTGACGCTCTCCCCTTTACTTTCGGGGTGCGGAGATCACTCCTATATATGACGGCAGAACGAGGGATCAGTGGGCATGAAATGCGTTCATATCGCCGATACACACCTGGGCCTTGCGGCCTTCCATACGATCGACCCTGATACCGGGATGAACCTGCGGGAGCGGTTGGTCTACGAGAATTTTCTGGCGGCCGTCGACGCGATCATCCGCGTTCGCCCCGACGCCGTCGTCCATGCCGGCGACCTCTTTCACCAGGTCAGGCCCAAGACCCGGGCCTACACCACCGCCCTGGAGGGGCTTGAGCGTCTGGCCGCGGCCGGGATCCCGCTCCTCGTCATCGCCGGCAACCACTCGATGGCGAAGACGCGGTATACCCAGTCCCCCTTCGCCGTCCTGGAGTATCATGGCGCCGAGGTGCATGCCGCCTACAAATATCGGTACGAGGCGGTGGAACTGGGCGACACCCTCTTTCACCTCATCCCGAACATGCTCGAGGCGGGCGACTACCGGCGGGCCTTCGACGAGATCGCCCTCTCCCCGTCAGGCCCCAACCTCATGGTCACCCATGGACTGGCGAGCATGGTCGCCGAGAAGAAACTCCACACCATCGCCGAGCACGAGATCGACAGCACCATGATCTCGGACGCCTTCGAGTACATCGCCCTCGGCCACTACCACGGGCAGATCTCGGTCGGGGCGAATGCATGGTACAGCGGCTCCATCGAGCACTGTACCTATGGAGAACTCAGAGACCGGAAAGGGGGTCTGGTGGTCGACACGCAGAGCGGCGAGGTGACGCATCTCGACCTCCCGAAAACTCCCATGTACGACCTCGGCACCGTGGAGGGCGCGGGGCTCTCGGCCCGCGAGATCGTCGATGCCGTGGCCGGGAAGGTGGAACAGGTCGGCGAACCTCACGCGATGTGCCAGGTCACGATCGCCGGGGTGGACCGGGAGACCCTCCGTGCGGTCGGCAGGATCGGCACCGGCGACTGTGCCGGGCACCTCCTCGACCTGAAGGTCAGGGCCGAATGTGCCGAGGAGGACCGGCCCCGCCTGGGCTCCGAGGACCTCGCGGGCGTCGACTATGTCGCCGAGTTCGGGCGGTTTCTTGCAGAGAAACATCTTCCCGGACCAAAACACGACTACGCCCTCAAAAAGGGAGAAGAAGTGTTGAAGCGGGTGATCAGGGAGCACGCGGAGGGCGACGATGCTTCTGCATAGACTGGTCCTCCGCAACTTCAAGCGGTACCGCGAGGAGGAGATCGGGTTCCGCGACGGGATCACCGGGATCGTGGGGAACAATGGGGCAGGAAAAAGTTCCATCACTGACGCGGTCCTCTTTGCGCTGTATGGGGTCCAGGGCGGGGTGGACGCCGAGTACGTCGTCTCGTCCTTTGCCGGTCCCAAGGACCGTTGCGAGGTGCGGCTTGAGTTTGCGGCCGGCGGCGAGGAGTACGTCGTCCAGCGTACCTTCAGGAAGACGGCCGGGTCGACGCAGCATAAGGCCTCGCTCTTCATGCTCGGCGGCGAGAAGCAGTTGGCCGAGGGGGTGAGCGCCGTCGCCGCCGAGGTGCAGCGAGTCCTCGGGATGGGGCCTGCAGACTTCAGGAGCACGGTCTTCGCGGCGCAGAAGGACCTGCTCGCTCTCCTGGACGAGCGCCCGGCGGCGCGGAAGGAATGGTTCATGAAGATGCTCGGGATCGACTACCTCAAGGAGGAGGGGCAGGCGGTCCTGAAGGCCGAACTGGACAGTGTCGAGGCCGAGATCGTGAAGGCCGGCGGCGCCCTCTCGGTCATCGACGAGGAGAGCGTTCAGGAGGGCCTTGAGGCATGTCGGGCCGCGGTGGCCGGGGCCGGAGAGCAGGTGAAGGCCTGTCATGAGGCCCTCTCGGCCCTTCGTGCTGAGGCCAAAGAGGCGGGTGCCGAAGTCGAGACCCTCGAGGCGGCCGAGCGGGAGGCGATCAGGCTTGCAGAGACGGAGGGTGCCGGCAGGAGCGAGATCGACCGCCTGAGGTCGAAATCGGCGGCGCTGGAACGCGAGGTGGAAGCGGTCTCGAAGAACCTCGGCGATTACGAAGCCCTCGCCGCCGCGGAGACGGAGTATGAGGCGATCGTCTCCACCTACGAGGAGTGGAGAGGGCGCAAGCACGACCACGACCTCCTTGTGGAACGCCAGAACGCTCTCCAGGCCGAGAAGGTGCGGGAGGTTGAACGGCTCGACGCGCTCTCGGCCGCCCTCGGGCGACTCGACGCCGACGCCGCCCGGTGCCGGGAACTCGAGCCCTCGGTCACGCGGCGTGAAGAGGTGCGAGGAGAACTGGAGACGCTGAAGGCCGACGAGGAGCGGCACCGTCGCCTCTGTGAGGCTCTTCGTCTGGCAGAACAACATTTTTCCGGGGTCGAGAGGAGGGCGGCCGGGCTTGGTCGGGAGGTGTCGACGCTCAGGCAGAAGGACACCGAGCGCGCCGCCCTCGAACCCGAGGTCGCGAGGTACGACGAGCGTCGCCGTCTCAAGGAGGTGCTTGATGCGGCGGCGGTCCACCACCGCGAGGCCTCCCGCCTCCGTGAGGAGGCCCGGTCGGTGAGGGCTGAGCATGCCACGCTGGAAGACCTCATCCGGAACCTCCGCCGCGATGCAGCGGCACTCGGCGACCCGGCCATGGCCCTTGAAGAGGCAGAACAGCGGCGTGCGACGCTCGCCTCGGCCCTCGCCACCGCCAGGGCCGGCCGCGAGGCCGCAGCCGACCGGGATGCATCGGCACGGGCGCACCTGCAGGAGATCGAGGCGCTCGGCCCGGAGTCGTGCTGTCCCACCTGCCACCAGCCCCTCAGGACGCACTATCCCGACCTGGTCGCCGGCCTGGAGGAGGAGGCCGCCGCGGCCGAACAGGAGGTCGTCGCCCTGGACGTCGAGATCGCCGGGACCGAACGTGAGCGAGTAGCGGTTGAGGAGGAGATCGCCGACATCGCCGGGCGGTGCCGCACTCTCCAGGGGCTTCAGGTCGAGATCGCTGCTCGAGAAGAAGCCCTCGCCGAACGGGCCCGCCGGTGCGACCTCCTTATGGCCCGGTGCGAGGCCGAGGACCAGGCGGTCGCCGCCCTCGGCATCGGTGCCTACGATCCCGAGCGTCATGAAGAGGTCGTCAGGGACCTCGCGTCCCTATCAGAACTCAGGGCCCGGTATGACCGGCTGTCAGGAGAAGCCGCGGCCCTGCCCGGGAAATTCGAGGCCCTTGACGCCCTTGACGCCGAGGGGAGCACGGCCCTCCTTGCCGTCGAGGTGGCGCGGGCCGACTGTGCGGCACACCCCTATGACCCGACCAGGAAGGCCGGGCTCGAGGAGGAGGCCGGGCGCCTGGAGGCGCTCTGGCAGGAGTACGTCGCGGCGAGGGCCAGGGGGGAGGGCCGGCAGAAGGTGGAGGAAGAGTACGCCGCGGTGAAGACGGGCCTCGACCGTCTGGACGGGGCACTGGCAGGATGCACTGCGGAGATGAAGGTCCTGGACTTCGATCCTGAGACCTATGCCCGGCTCGGTGAGGAACGGCGGGCGGCCGAAGAGCGGCACCGCAGTTATCTTTCCCTGGCCAGGGAGGCGGCCCGCCTCCCTGACCTGAAGAACCGGCTCTCGACGCTTGCGTCGGAGACCGGTGCGGCCGAAACGCATCTCGCCGGGGTGCTGGCGGCCCAGGAAACTCTGGGCTTCGACCCCGACCGTCTCGCCGGCGTGCGTGCCCGGGCCCGCACCATCGCCGAAGCGGCCCAGGCACAGCGGGAAGAGGTGAGCAGACTCCAGGCTGAGGTCAGGCATCTGAAGGAGCGCGAGGAAGAGCTGAAGACAAAAGTGCAGCAGGCCCGTGCGATCAGGGCCGCGATCACCGGCTTCGAAGAAGAACAGGAGAACCTGAAACTGACCCGCACCCTCCTCTCCGAGTACACCACCTATCTCCTCGGGGTCGTGCGCGGGCACCTGGAAGGCGTCGTCGGCGAGGTGCTCGGCGAGATCACCGACGGCCGCTACGACACCGTCACCTTCGACGACGACTTCACCCTCATGGTCAACGACATGGGCGCCGACTACCCGGCCGCACGCTTCTCAGGCGGCGAGCAGGACGACATCGCTATCGCCCTGCGCATCGCCCTCTCCAGGTACCTGGCGGCCATGCGCGGGATGGGCGACCCGGCGGTCCTGATCTTCGACGAGATCTTCGGGAGCCAGGACGAGGAGCGGCGGACCAACCTGG
Encoded proteins:
- a CDS encoding AAA family ATPase, encoding MLLHRLVLRNFKRYREEEIGFRDGITGIVGNNGAGKSSITDAVLFALYGVQGGVDAEYVVSSFAGPKDRCEVRLEFAAGGEEYVVQRTFRKTAGSTQHKASLFMLGGEKQLAEGVSAVAAEVQRVLGMGPADFRSTVFAAQKDLLALLDERPAARKEWFMKMLGIDYLKEEGQAVLKAELDSVEAEIVKAGGALSVIDEESVQEGLEACRAAVAGAGEQVKACHEALSALRAEAKEAGAEVETLEAAEREAIRLAETEGAGRSEIDRLRSKSAALEREVEAVSKNLGDYEALAAAETEYEAIVSTYEEWRGRKHDHDLLVERQNALQAEKVREVERLDALSAALGRLDADAARCRELEPSVTRREEVRGELETLKADEERHRRLCEALRLAEQHFSGVERRAAGLGREVSTLRQKDTERAALEPEVARYDERRRLKEVLDAAAVHHREASRLREEARSVRAEHATLEDLIRNLRRDAAALGDPAMALEEAEQRRATLASALATARAGREAAADRDASARAHLQEIEALGPESCCPTCHQPLRTHYPDLVAGLEEEAAAAEQEVVALDVEIAGTERERVAVEEEIADIAGRCRTLQGLQVEIAAREEALAERARRCDLLMARCEAEDQAVAALGIGAYDPERHEEVVRDLASLSELRARYDRLSGEAAALPGKFEALDALDAEGSTALLAVEVARADCAAHPYDPTRKAGLEEEAGRLEALWQEYVAARARGEGRQKVEEEYAAVKTGLDRLDGALAGCTAEMKVLDFDPETYARLGEERRAAEERHRSYLSLAREAARLPDLKNRLSTLASETGAAETHLAGVLAAQETLGFDPDRLAGVRARARTIAEAAQAQREEVSRLQAEVRHLKEREEELKTKVQQARAIRAAITGFEEEQENLKLTRTLLSEYTTYLLGVVRGHLEGVVGEVLGEITDGRYDTVTFDDDFTLMVNDMGADYPAARFSGGEQDDIAIALRIALSRYLAAMRGMGDPAVLIFDEIFGSQDEERRTNLVRALRTQEAHFPQIFLISHIAEVHEEFETTLRVEPGPGPESHIEEASR
- a CDS encoding metallophosphoesterase family protein — encoded protein: MKCVHIADTHLGLAAFHTIDPDTGMNLRERLVYENFLAAVDAIIRVRPDAVVHAGDLFHQVRPKTRAYTTALEGLERLAAAGIPLLVIAGNHSMAKTRYTQSPFAVLEYHGAEVHAAYKYRYEAVELGDTLFHLIPNMLEAGDYRRAFDEIALSPSGPNLMVTHGLASMVAEKKLHTIAEHEIDSTMISDAFEYIALGHYHGQISVGANAWYSGSIEHCTYGELRDRKGGLVVDTQSGEVTHLDLPKTPMYDLGTVEGAGLSAREIVDAVAGKVEQVGEPHAMCQVTIAGVDRETLRAVGRIGTGDCAGHLLDLKVRAECAEEDRPRLGSEDLAGVDYVAEFGRFLAEKHLPGPKHDYALKKGEEVLKRVIREHAEGDDASA